The following coding sequences are from one bacterium window:
- a CDS encoding LuxR C-terminal-related transcriptional regulator — protein sequence MMTRAEAFEYALAAAPPNGPKSEAPAKSGTGRRTGLLAPREREVAVLVAEGKTNREIAAHLSTAEGTVESHVQHILNKLGVNTRAQIAAWVAARGLRTASAMDG from the coding sequence ATGATGACGCGGGCGGAGGCGTTTGAATATGCGCTGGCGGCGGCCCCGCCCAACGGCCCCAAGTCTGAGGCACCCGCCAAGTCCGGCACCGGAAGGCGGACCGGACTCCTCGCACCTCGGGAGCGGGAAGTCGCGGTGCTCGTTGCGGAAGGGAAGACCAATCGAGAAATTGCCGCTCATCTTTCCACTGCAGAGGGCACCGTGGAGTCGCACGTGCAGCACATCCTCAACAAGCTCGGGGTCAACACCCGCGCGCAAATCGCCGCCTGGGTGGCGGCGCGCGGGTTGCGGACCGCGTCGGCGATGGACGGCTAG
- a CDS encoding LuxR C-terminal-related transcriptional regulator: MAALSDPAFVPHNVALALSVPEQPGRQLVDSLVDALHPKSLLLLLDNCEHLLTACGQLVDALLRRCPNLRVLATSRERLGIAGELTYRVPSLSVPPPGRLLSPEEVARYEAVCLFIERAAVSDSEFRITSRNLPAVVQVCSRLDGIPLAIELAAARVPALSVDQIAARLDDRFGLLTGGSRAALPRQQTLGATMDWSYDLLSGKERSLLRRLSVFAGGCMLEAVEAVCAGGGLKPAEILDLLSQLIDKSLVQVESREGEARYRLLETVREYGRTRLPEAGEAEETRRRHRDWCLTLAERAEPELRGPNQLAWFQQLEENHDNLRAALESSGIEAGEDPAGLRLAAALSDFWDIHNHFAEGRAWLDRMLSLHGDAPPTLRVKALTRAAHLAHRQGDYAQVPTLCEEALALSRAGANKEGNAEALHYLAHAAEAAGDHRRAAELLEESVALHRAAASTWELARTLSCLANTARAGANYPRAVALYEEALRLFRPLGDKGQSGVSSHNLGYAVLRYGDRHRSRALFRESLAAAEERGDRRMVLKCLAGLAGASADDRPEWAARLFGAADALMSAAGYRLESFNRRDWDHYLAVAKDRAGERAFGAAWARGAALTLEQAMAYALAMEKVAAPACATGNTLTSREREVTSLIARGLTNRAIASHLVIAERTVDTHVEHILNKLGFTSRTQIAAWAVEQGLHKPASG; this comes from the coding sequence TTGGCGGCGCTCTCTGACCCCGCCTTCGTGCCCCACAACGTGGCCTTGGCCCTGAGCGTGCCTGAGCAGCCGGGTCGTCAGCTTGTTGATTCGCTTGTTGACGCGCTCCATCCCAAATCGCTCCTCCTCCTGCTCGACAACTGCGAGCACCTGTTGACGGCGTGTGGACAACTGGTCGATGCCCTGCTTCGAAGGTGTCCGAACCTGCGAGTCCTGGCAACCAGCCGCGAGCGATTGGGGATCGCGGGCGAGTTGACCTACCGCGTGCCCTCGCTGTCGGTACCCCCTCCAGGCCGTCTGCTGTCTCCGGAAGAAGTCGCGCGCTACGAAGCGGTGTGTCTGTTCATCGAACGGGCCGCCGTTAGCGATTCGGAGTTCCGCATCACGAGCCGCAACCTGCCGGCCGTCGTGCAAGTCTGTAGCCGGCTGGACGGTATCCCCCTCGCCATCGAGTTGGCGGCCGCCAGGGTGCCCGCGCTGTCGGTTGACCAGATCGCGGCTCGGCTAGACGATCGATTTGGACTTCTCACGGGGGGCAGCCGAGCCGCATTGCCTCGCCAGCAGACCCTGGGCGCAACGATGGACTGGAGCTACGACCTGCTCTCCGGGAAGGAGCGATCGCTGTTGCGTCGGCTCTCGGTCTTCGCTGGGGGATGCATGCTGGAGGCAGTCGAAGCCGTCTGCGCGGGCGGCGGCCTCAAGCCTGCGGAGATCCTTGACCTTCTGAGCCAACTGATTGATAAGTCGCTGGTGCAGGTCGAGAGCCGCGAGGGAGAGGCCCGCTACCGCTTGCTGGAGACGGTGCGGGAGTACGGCCGCACGCGGCTGCCGGAGGCCGGAGAGGCTGAGGAGACACGGCGGCGACACCGCGACTGGTGCCTGACCCTCGCCGAGCGGGCGGAGCCGGAACTGCGCGGGCCGAACCAGCTCGCCTGGTTTCAACAGCTTGAGGAGAACCACGACAATTTGCGCGCCGCCCTGGAATCGAGCGGCATCGAGGCCGGCGAAGATCCCGCCGGATTGCGTTTGGCGGCAGCGCTGTCCGATTTCTGGGACATTCACAACCACTTTGCCGAGGGACGCGCTTGGCTGGACCGGATGCTCTCGTTGCACGGGGACGCGCCGCCCACGCTGCGGGTGAAGGCGCTCACCCGCGCCGCGCACTTGGCGCATCGCCAGGGCGATTACGCGCAGGTACCGACCCTATGCGAAGAAGCCCTAGCGCTGTCGCGCGCGGGAGCCAACAAGGAGGGGAACGCAGAGGCACTTCACTACCTGGCCCACGCGGCGGAGGCTGCGGGTGATCACCGCCGGGCCGCGGAGTTGCTAGAGGAGAGCGTTGCCCTTCATCGTGCTGCGGCGAGCACCTGGGAACTTGCCCGAACCTTGAGCTGTCTTGCAAACACGGCCCGCGCGGGCGCGAACTATCCGAGGGCGGTCGCTCTCTACGAGGAGGCGTTGAGGCTCTTTCGCCCGCTCGGCGACAAGGGGCAAAGCGGAGTTTCGTCCCATAACCTCGGATACGCGGTGCTTAGGTATGGCGACCGCCACCGGTCACGCGCGCTGTTTCGCGAGAGCCTGGCGGCGGCCGAAGAGCGGGGAGACAGGCGAATGGTCCTCAAGTGCCTTGCGGGGCTGGCCGGCGCGTCGGCGGACGACAGGCCGGAGTGGGCGGCCAGATTGTTCGGGGCGGCCGATGCCTTGATGTCCGCCGCAGGCTATCGCCTGGAGTCTTTCAATCGTCGGGATTGGGACCATTACCTGGCCGTTGCGAAGGACAGGGCCGGGGAACGTGCCTTTGGCGCAGCCTGGGCTCGGGGCGCAGCACTGACGCTCGAGCAGGCGATGGCATACGCCCTGGCCATGGAGAAGGTTGCCGCGCCGGCCTGTGCCACCGGCAACACACTGACCTCACGCGAGCGTGAGGTTACCTCGCTCATCGCTCGGGGATTGACCAACCGCGCGATCGCGTCTCACCTCGTGATCGCCGAGCGGACTGTCGACACTCACGTCGAGCACATCCTCAACAAGCTGGGCTTCACGTCCCGGACCCAGATCGCCGCGTGGGCGGTCGAGCAGGGCTTGCACAAACCCGCATCCGGCTGA